The Methanobrevibacter millerae genome window below encodes:
- a CDS encoding TMEM175 family protein, producing MQTNRFETFLDAILAIVITVLILKISQPAEPTLSAVWDMRVSYLAYFISFLIIFNVWYNNHNLFQKIDEIDNTVVWICGAMTFFISLIPYFTMWIARNVYSIPAETMFGLIFVITNILHILSIKAVHRSNPYNEYLEECDCSLIWQILPIIIILIGFVLTYTIYVPGIYFSCLIAIIIWIFIGWRITHGN from the coding sequence ATGCAAACAAACAGATTTGAAACCTTTCTTGATGCGATACTTGCAATTGTAATAACAGTATTAATTTTAAAGATATCCCAGCCTGCAGAGCCCACCTTATCTGCCGTTTGGGATATGAGAGTTTCTTATCTGGCTTATTTTATCAGTTTTCTAATAATTTTCAACGTTTGGTACAATAACCATAACCTATTCCAGAAAATAGATGAAATTGACAATACAGTGGTTTGGATATGTGGAGCCATGACCTTTTTTATTTCACTGATTCCCTATTTTACGATGTGGATTGCAAGAAACGTCTATTCAATTCCTGCCGAGACAATGTTTGGACTGATATTCGTAATCACCAATATCCTGCATATCCTATCAATCAAGGCAGTGCACAGAAGCAATCCATATAATGAATACCTCGAAGAATGCGACTGCAGTTTAATATGGCAAATATTACCAATAATAATCATTTTAATCGGATTTGTTCTAACCTATACGATTTATGTTCCCGGAATATACTTTTCATGTTTGATAGCTATTATAATATGGATATTCATCGGATGGAGGATTACCCATGGAAACTGA
- a CDS encoding lactaldehyde dehydrogenase: MEMLINGEHVSDMDTSDVINPYTGEVIDTVPISHLNNVDNAIEAANNAKASLQEMSAFKISNKLFNVVEKLKENREDFALLLTKEIGKPISESYVELDRSIETLKLAAEEAKRIYGESVPLDAGLNGKGFFAFTQKLPLGVVAAITPFNYPLNLTIHKIAPAIAAKNTVIIKPPTDAPLTVMKFAELVNEEFPAGVINTITGYGSEVGDALVASEKIDKITFTGSVTTGLVISQRAGMKKVTLELGGNDPLIVLDDADVDAAVKGVINGAYLNAGQVCMGVKRIIVQEGIYEEFKNKLVEETSKIKMGDPMDKTTQLGTLISEKAAKQVEETVNNAVKGGAEILIGGKRDNAFYEATVIDNVTPEMDLVVNETFGPVAPLIKVKTVEEAIQIANATEYGLQSGVFTQNYRNALRCANEIESGTVFINKQSTFRTDNMPFGGFKNSGCGKEGIKYAVEEMTRTKLIGLNLRS, translated from the coding sequence ATGGAAATGTTGATTAACGGTGAACACGTAAGCGATATGGACACAAGTGATGTCATAAACCCCTATACTGGTGAAGTAATTGATACAGTGCCTATTTCTCATTTGAATAATGTTGATAATGCAATTGAAGCTGCAAATAATGCAAAAGCGTCACTGCAGGAAATGTCTGCTTTTAAAATATCCAACAAACTTTTTAATGTAGTTGAAAAGTTAAAGGAAAACCGTGAGGATTTTGCCCTGCTATTGACGAAAGAGATTGGAAAGCCAATCAGTGAATCTTATGTTGAGTTGGACCGGTCAATAGAAACATTAAAGCTTGCAGCGGAGGAAGCTAAAAGAATTTATGGTGAAAGTGTACCATTGGATGCCGGTTTGAACGGAAAGGGCTTTTTTGCCTTTACGCAGAAACTCCCTTTAGGTGTCGTGGCAGCAATAACTCCATTCAATTATCCTTTAAACCTAACCATTCACAAGATTGCGCCTGCAATCGCTGCCAAAAACACGGTCATCATTAAGCCTCCGACTGACGCACCGTTAACAGTAATGAAATTTGCAGAACTGGTAAATGAGGAGTTCCCAGCAGGTGTAATCAATACGATAACGGGATATGGCTCAGAAGTCGGTGATGCTTTAGTTGCATCCGAAAAAATCGATAAGATAACTTTTACCGGAAGCGTAACGACAGGTCTTGTAATTTCCCAAAGGGCAGGAATGAAAAAGGTAACGCTGGAACTCGGTGGAAATGACCCTTTAATTGTTTTGGATGATGCGGATGTTGATGCGGCCGTTAAGGGAGTAATCAACGGCGCTTATCTAAATGCGGGTCAGGTATGCATGGGTGTCAAGAGAATCATTGTACAGGAAGGCATATATGAGGAATTTAAAAATAAACTTGTTGAGGAAACGTCCAAAATCAAAATGGGCGATCCGATGGATAAAACAACGCAGCTTGGAACGTTAATCAGCGAAAAGGCAGCTAAACAAGTTGAAGAAACAGTTAACAATGCAGTTAAGGGTGGTGCAGAGATATTAATTGGTGGAAAAAGGGATAATGCATTCTATGAAGCGACAGTCATTGATAATGTCACACCGGAAATGGATCTGGTTGTTAATGAAACTTTCGGTCCTGTAGCTCCATTAATTAAAGTTAAAACAGTTGAAGAAGCCATTCAGATAGCCAATGCAACAGAATACGGTCTTCAATCAGGAGTGTTTACGCAAAACTATAGAAATGCATTAAGATGCGCTAATGAAATAGAATCCGGAACGGTATTTATCAATAAACAGTCAACATTCAGAACCGACAACATGCCATTCGGCGGATTTAAAAACAGTGGCTGCGGAAAAGAAGGAATAAAATATGCAGTTGAAGAAATGACTCGAACAAAATTAATAGGATTGAATTTGAGAAGTTAG